ccgagggctcaaacagggaaagtagcccagtgaggaaaagaaataagtaaactacaagaaaattaattaataattaaaataaaatattttaagaacagtaacaactttggaaaaaatatttcatatataaactattaaaacttaaaaaaaaccaaAGCATTGGTATTTACATGCTATCAAAATTTTGGGACCTGAATGCAATgtggattttctttttaaatttcttgtgGAGGCATTTATTTAATAAGATCTAATCATGACTTGAGATAGGATTTATGAAATGATCCTTAACTAAATTTTTTGGCATCAGTGACTATTGCTGTTACTATGCCAGATAATATTTAACAATCAATCATCCAGATCAAGCAACTAAAAATAATTCTATGTATAACAAATACTTCAGAAGTCTTGAAAAAAATCTCTATCGAGAGAAAGCCTAAACTTTATTTCCATTAACATTAAACGTGTCATAAAGTCGTGTACCTTGATCTTTTATCCAGAGGTAATatgatgaaactctctctctctctctctctctctctctctctctctctctctctctctctctctctctctcctctctctctctcctctctctctctctctctctctctctctgtatggcatTCAACACTGACTCGTGTGAGTTggaaaaaaaattgcctttttaAAATCATGAGCGATATATTTTAAGCTTGTGACCTTTTCAGCTTGTTGACTTAAGCAAGTTGGCTTTTGTTTATAAGTTTTATTACATTGATCTTTGATTGGGCATTCTTTCATGAGTTTCTTTTCTTGATACTATTaccttttactgttttttttatttctcttatatagtttaatttttattttcttccttttctcaagaCAGGCTGCTTTTCTTATTAGAGCGATTTGATTAATAGCATTCAGCTATGACAAATACTATTGtagcttaaccaataataataataataataataataataataataataataataataataataataataataataataataataataataataataataataataataataataataataacaataataataatagtagtagtagctgttATAATATGCTTTttgagtaatgatgatgataataatcataatagtaatatgatatttaaataataataataataataataataataataataataataataataataataataataataataataataataataataataataataataataataataataatatttaataactaTACCCACATTGCCATCTTGTAAAGGATATATTGATAATGTCCCTGAATCAGAGTCCATGGGTCGGAGAGTTCAAGCCCTCCTTGAGCTGAATAGTTTTCTGTAGTGGTCGTTACCTCACCAATGATGgagggtttaggagagcctataggactACGTTATTTTTCATCAGAAACCACTGAaagaccctccctggtcctagcctaggTGAATATTGGGCATTGtcggcattgtcctgttccttgcctctgccattcatgaaggaaACTTTAAAGCATTACGTGACACCAGGTATGATAGTTCAATTCTGTACCAATGATAAAGCAGTTTTTATGTTAGTTTCAAGGTATTTCTTTTCACACAAATCAAGGTTGAGTCGGCGTAAactttagaaaatctctctctctctctctctctctctctctcctctctctctctctcttctctctctctctctctctctctctctctctctctctaaatgcataTTATGGAGAAAAACCTAACTGAATTTGAATGGGGATCTGATTCTGGAACTAACTCTATAATCTTATTGCATTTCTGTTGTCTTTGCTCTATATTCAAGTTAATCCTAAGTTTTGTGATGTTTATGAAAGAAAACGTGAAAATTAACGAGTGCCCCATAAATCATTGAAGGAATATTAGTCGAGAAGTTTTTTGTAAAATTGGCAAAAACTCCCCAAATCTCTAAATATACTATCAAGAAACAACTAAATAAGCCATGAAAATTATGGTGTCGTGAAGGCTAACTGTTTACAAAGCTCTAAAACATCTGAGaactgattgaattttttttttttttttttttgtctattttttgtcttttttaatcaATGACAGTACTTTCTTTTCATGATTTGTCTAGAATTATAAAGGATAAAAACATAACAACATATCAGAGGTATTAAGAGTATATTTCATGAAACAGGAGAATATCACAATGTGCATTACACATCGGTGCGCACATAACAAGAGAACGGAAACATAAAGATATACAAACTTAAACTTAGTATCATTCAATACTATGAATAAATAATGTCGtggtgtatatacagtaatataccaTAACAAGTGAGCAAAGTAGTATAATGTTTGATAGAAAATACATTCAACTAATACTGTATGAAATTCAAAAATATCGTTCGAAAAATGAGGCAAAACCGGTTTGATATTACAAATATGAGCAAATTATACAACATTTAATCATCTACTACAACTTTTCGCCATATGCAAAAATTTCAGTAGTTGAAATAGTATCCTTTTTGCTTCTACCTTCCATATCCTTATCATCTTCTTCGGAATCCATTTCCTCCGATTCGGCAGATTTTACATACTCTGGAAAAGTACTCTCGCCATCGTAAGTAACTGTAGCCACGTATCCGGAGACCTGGTCCACGTAGTAGGTCACCGTCTGCCTCCGCCCGTCCGGTAGCATGACCGAATACGAGCCTCTTGTCTCGTCGTCGTTCCGGGTCTCGTGACGTTGGAAGTGACTCTGGCCGCTGGAGTACTTCACTTGCCATTCGAAGTCGTGCTTGGCTGGGTGGGTCTGGTCTGGCAGCATTTTTTTCAGCGACTGCAGGCGAAGGAAAGATAAACATGTTGCAGGAGCATACTCCGTTGCGGGTAATTTTGGATAAAtgtacagcatatacagtatactgtgtatatgcaCCTGAATATTTTtctagaaatatataaacaatggaGTGCAAACATACCTACAtgccgttactctctctctctctctctctctctctctctctctctcctctctcctctctctctcctctctctctctctctctctctctctatatatatatatatatatatatatatatatacctatatatatatatatatatatatatatatatatatatatatatatatatatatatatatatatatatatatatgtatatatatatatatatatatatatatatatttatttatttatatatatatatatatatacatatagatagatatgtgtacatgtatatatataaatattatatatatatatatatatatatatatatatatatatatatatatatatatatacatgtacatatatctatctatctatctatatatatatatatatatatatatatatatatatatatatatatatatatatatatatatatatatgtatatatatatatatatatatatatatgtacgtgtgtgtgcaaaAAATATGtctgattatatgtaaatatactagtatattatgtctatatatgtacatatatataaatatatatatttatatatatatatatatatatatatatatatatatatatatatatatatatatatacaaaatgtatatatataccttatatatatatatatatatatatatatatatatatgtgtgtgtgtgtgtgtgtgtgtgtgtgtgtgtatttgcttgcATCTATCAATtggaaaatacatatatacatacataaatgtataacatatatttgcatatatatatatatatatatatatatatatatatatatatatatttatatatatatatatatatatatatatatatatatatatatatatatatatatatatttatatatatatatatatatatatatatatatatatatatgtgtgtgtgtgtgtgtgtatatatatatatgtatatatatatatatatatatatatatatatatatatattatatatatatatatatatatatatatatatatatatatatatatatattaaattaattagATTTCCCACGTAATATCATAACGCTTCATAACAAAACAGAAAAAGTATCCATACTCACTTGTCGTGATTTGTAATTATACATACGACGTTTTCCTGCGGTCACCAGTGCTACCAGGCATAATAAAACCGGTATCTGAGAAAAGAAGACATTACTGttttaacttttccttttcttttacctGGTTGGAGTATCCACGTCTGGGAAGGAATGACAATTTAGTAAATATAAACACAGGCTGAATagagagacagctagactttaatcacttAAGAGGGCAAGCTGGCTTTAGAACAATTAGAATTATCATAATTAAGATTATAAATACTAAAATTAAGATTACTATTTCTATATTTATGGGGCTTTAAGCACGTATTATTTACTCTACTTATTTCTTGATTTACTTATAGATCTGTCCATTGTTTGTTAATAAGTCTTTTCATCTAATTTATTATAGTGtagttatatttctttattt
Above is a window of Palaemon carinicauda isolate YSFRI2023 chromosome 30, ASM3689809v2, whole genome shotgun sequence DNA encoding:
- the LOC137623752 gene encoding uncharacterized protein; this encodes MNLKIPVLLCLVALVTAGKRRMYNYKSRQSLKKMLPDQTHPAKHDFEWQVKYSSGQSHFQRHETRNDDETRGSYSVMLPDGRRQTVTYYVDQVSGYVATVTYDGESTFPEYVKSAESEEMDSEEDDKDMEGRSKKDTISTTEIFAYGEKL